Proteins from a genomic interval of Caulobacter sp. NIBR1757:
- the gcvPB gene encoding aminomethyl-transferring glycine dehydrogenase subunit GcvPB, with protein sequence MSMNSVGRPTTPQAETAAGGFASLTGGRGLLQDEVLIFEMGGWSKTGVDLPEASISADELGDLVRTDPIGLPGLSEPETMRHYVRLSQKNHAIDLALYPLGSCTMKHNPRLNEKMARLAGFADIHPLQPQSTVPGALELMDRLAHWLKTLTGMPAVALTPKAGANGELCGILAIQAAHKARGDDARKVVLVPTSAHGTNPATAAFVGYSVREIAQTDDGRVDLADLEAKLGPDVAAIMVTNPNTCGLFERDIVEIARLTHAAGAYFYCDGANFNAIVGRVRPGDLGVDAMHINLHKTFSTPHGGGGPGAGPVVLSEALAAYAPTPWLTYGPDGLVLQEEAIGEAAGAFGRMSAFHGQMGMYVRAYAYMRSHGSDGLRQVAEDAVLNANYIKATLSDLMSPAFPDGPCMHEALFDDSWLDGTGVTTLDFAKAMIDEGFHPMTMYFPLVVHGAMLIEPTETESKQELDRFVTALRALAQAAKAGDTDRFKGAPHLAPLRRLDETLAARKPKLRWKPEAPASMAAE encoded by the coding sequence ATGAGCATGAACAGCGTTGGACGCCCCACCACGCCGCAGGCCGAGACGGCTGCCGGCGGCTTCGCATCCCTGACCGGCGGGCGCGGCCTGCTGCAGGACGAGGTCCTGATCTTCGAGATGGGCGGCTGGTCGAAGACTGGCGTGGATCTGCCGGAAGCCTCGATTTCCGCTGATGAGCTGGGCGATCTGGTGCGCACCGATCCGATCGGCCTGCCCGGGCTGTCGGAGCCGGAAACGATGCGCCACTACGTGCGCCTCAGCCAGAAGAACCACGCCATCGACCTGGCCCTCTATCCGCTGGGCAGCTGCACGATGAAGCACAACCCGCGCCTCAACGAGAAGATGGCGCGGCTGGCCGGCTTTGCCGATATCCACCCACTGCAACCCCAATCCACCGTACCCGGCGCCCTGGAGCTGATGGACCGCCTGGCCCACTGGCTGAAGACGCTCACGGGCATGCCCGCTGTCGCCCTGACCCCCAAGGCCGGCGCCAACGGCGAGCTGTGCGGCATCCTGGCCATCCAGGCGGCCCACAAGGCGCGCGGCGACGACGCCCGCAAGGTGGTGCTGGTCCCGACCAGCGCCCACGGCACCAATCCGGCGACGGCGGCCTTCGTCGGCTATTCCGTGCGCGAGATCGCCCAGACCGATGACGGCCGGGTGGATCTGGCCGACCTCGAGGCCAAGCTCGGCCCCGACGTGGCGGCCATCATGGTCACCAACCCCAACACCTGCGGCCTGTTCGAGCGCGACATCGTCGAGATCGCCCGGCTGACCCATGCGGCGGGCGCCTACTTCTACTGCGACGGGGCCAACTTCAACGCCATCGTCGGCCGGGTGCGCCCGGGCGATCTCGGCGTCGACGCCATGCACATCAACCTGCACAAGACCTTTTCGACGCCGCACGGCGGCGGCGGGCCGGGCGCGGGCCCCGTGGTGCTGAGCGAGGCCCTGGCGGCCTATGCCCCGACGCCCTGGCTGACCTATGGTCCGGACGGCCTTGTCCTTCAGGAGGAAGCCATCGGCGAGGCGGCCGGCGCCTTTGGCCGGATGAGCGCCTTCCATGGCCAGATGGGCATGTACGTCCGCGCCTACGCCTACATGCGCAGCCATGGCTCCGACGGCCTGCGCCAGGTGGCCGAGGACGCGGTGCTGAACGCCAACTACATCAAGGCGACCTTAAGCGACTTGATGAGCCCGGCCTTCCCCGACGGGCCCTGCATGCACGAGGCGCTGTTCGACGACAGCTGGCTGGACGGGACCGGGGTGACCACCCTCGACTTCGCCAAGGCGATGATCGACGAGGGCTTCCACCCGATGACCATGTACTTCCCGCTGGTCGTCCACGGGGCCATGCTGATCGAGCCGACCGAGACGGAATCGAAGCAGGAGCTGGACCGCTTCGTGACGGCCCTGCGGGCGTTGGCGCAGGCGGCGAAGGCCGGCGACACTGACCGCTTCAAGGGCGCGCCGCACCTGGCCCCGCTGCGCCGGCTGGACGAAACCCTGGCGGCGCGGAAGCCGAAACTGCGGTGGAAGCCGGAGGCGCCGGCGTCGATGGCGGCGGAGTAG
- the gcvPA gene encoding aminomethyl-transferring glycine dehydrogenase subunit GcvPA, with amino-acid sequence MRYLPLTPDDRRQMLGAIGAGSIDALFVDVPKSAVLDGPVDLPGFAGELEVERELGALAARNVAAGSVPFFCGAGAYRHHVPASVDHIIQRSEFLTSYTPYQPEIAQGTLQVLFEFQTQVAALTGMDVANASLYDGSTAAGEAVMMASRVTRRSKAILSGGLHPHYVQTVETLAHAAGVATERLAPAIDAEDAVIAAIDGDTACVVVQTPNVFGTATDVTKIAAAAQAAGALMIVVTTEAVSFGLLKSPGEMGADIAVAEGQSIGNALNFGGPYVGLFACKEKLVRQAPGRLCGETVDADGRRGFVLTLSTREQHIRRDKATSNICTNSGLCALAFTIHMSLLGEVGLRKLALLNHQQALKTKIALGSVKGVEVLTPRFFNEFAVKLSKPAAEVVEALAARGVLAGVPYSRLDPHAGLDDVLLVCATETVTDGDIETFKTQLAEVLA; translated from the coding sequence ATGCGTTATCTCCCCCTGACCCCTGACGACCGGCGTCAGATGCTGGGCGCCATCGGCGCCGGCAGCATCGATGCGCTGTTCGTCGATGTGCCGAAGTCCGCCGTCCTGGACGGGCCGGTCGATCTGCCGGGCTTCGCCGGCGAGCTGGAGGTCGAGCGCGAGCTCGGGGCGCTGGCGGCGAGAAATGTGGCGGCCGGATCCGTGCCCTTCTTCTGCGGCGCGGGGGCCTATCGGCACCATGTGCCGGCCTCCGTGGACCACATCATCCAGCGGTCGGAGTTCCTGACAAGCTACACGCCCTACCAGCCGGAGATCGCCCAAGGCACGCTTCAGGTCCTGTTCGAATTCCAGACCCAGGTGGCGGCCCTGACCGGCATGGATGTGGCCAACGCCAGCCTCTACGACGGCTCCACCGCGGCCGGCGAGGCGGTGATGATGGCCAGCCGGGTCACCCGCCGCAGCAAGGCTATCCTGTCGGGCGGCCTGCATCCCCACTATGTCCAGACCGTCGAGACCCTGGCCCATGCGGCCGGCGTCGCCACTGAGCGCCTCGCGCCCGCGATCGACGCCGAGGATGCGGTCATCGCCGCCATCGACGGCGACACCGCCTGCGTGGTCGTGCAGACGCCCAATGTCTTCGGCACGGCCACCGATGTGACGAAGATCGCCGCGGCGGCCCAGGCGGCCGGAGCGCTGATGATCGTGGTCACCACCGAGGCGGTGTCGTTCGGCCTGCTGAAGTCGCCCGGCGAAATGGGGGCCGACATCGCCGTCGCCGAGGGCCAGTCGATCGGCAATGCGCTGAACTTCGGCGGGCCCTACGTCGGCCTGTTCGCCTGCAAGGAAAAGCTGGTGCGCCAGGCGCCGGGGCGGCTCTGCGGCGAGACGGTGGACGCCGACGGACGGCGCGGCTTCGTGCTGACCCTCTCCACCCGCGAGCAGCATATCCGCCGCGACAAGGCGACGAGCAACATCTGCACCAACAGCGGCCTCTGCGCCCTGGCCTTCACCATCCATATGTCGCTGCTGGGCGAGGTCGGCCTGCGCAAGCTGGCGCTGCTCAATCATCAGCAGGCGTTGAAGACGAAGATCGCGCTCGGCAGCGTGAAGGGGGTGGAGGTGCTCACCCCGCGCTTCTTCAACGAGTTCGCCGTGAAGCTCAGCAAGCCGGCGGCCGAAGTCGTCGAGGCGCTGGCGGCGCGCGGCGTGCTGGCCGGCGTGCCCTACAGCCGTCTCGACCCGCATGCGGGCCTGGACGACGTGCTGCTGGTCTGCGCGACCGAAACCGTCACCGACGGCGACATCGAAACCTTCAAGACGCAACTGGCCGAGGTGCTGGCATGA